From one Lycium barbarum isolate Lr01 chromosome 6, ASM1917538v2, whole genome shotgun sequence genomic stretch:
- the LOC132599146 gene encoding probable 1-acyl-sn-glycerol-3-phosphate acyltransferase 5: MADDSGKQPRHRNLTPLRMMRGIFCLIVLVLSAFMVLIYFGFWAAIPLRTISVHYSRVGVSFCFGCWLALWPFWFEKINKTKVVISGDSVPSAKRVLVIANHRTEVDWMYLWDLALRKGCVGSLRYILKSSLMKLPVFGWVFHVMEFIPVERKWEADALKLRQMLCTYKDPQDPLWLVVFPEGTDFTEQKCIRSQMYASENGLPILKNVLLPKTKGFYACLEELRGSLDAVYDITIGYKHNCPSFLDNAFGVDPAEVHMHVRCIAIADIPESEYQAASWLMDTFSDKDKLLSDFHSEGHFPREGIENELSTAKCLANFIFVITLSVLCTYLTLFSSIWFKIYVSSVCAFLATATFFNIRPSPIVSL, encoded by the exons ATGGCTGATGATTCTGGAAAGCAACCAAGGCACCGTAACCTTACCCCGTTGAGGATGATGAGGGGTATTTTCTGTCTAATTGTGTTAGTACTCTCTGCATTTATGGTGTTAATTTATTTTGGTTTTTGGGCTGCTATTCCTTTGCGAACTATCAGTGTCCATTATAGCAGAGTGGGAGTATCCTTCTGTTTTGGATGTTGGTTAGCTTTGTGGCCCTTTTGGTTTGAAAAAATTAACAAAACCAAAGTGGTAATCTCTGGGGATTCTGTTCCATCTGCGAAGCGAGTCTTGGTTATTGCAAACCATCGAACTGAGGTTGATTGGATGTACTTGTGGGATCTTGCTTTGCGCAAAGGATGTGTGGGTTCGCTTAGGTATATACTTAAGAGCAGTTTGATGAAATTGCCTGTGTTTGGATGGGTTTTTCATGTTATGGAGTTCATACCTGTTGAGAGAAAATGGGAGGCAGATGCATTGAAGCTTCGTCAGATGCTTTGCACATATAAAGATCCTCAAGATCCACTATGGCTTGTTGTTTTTCCAGAGGGCACTGATTTCAC AGAACAGAAGTGCATTCGTAGTCAAATGTATGCTTCTGAAAATGGGTTGCCTATTCTGAAGAACGTACTTCTTCCCAAGACGAAGGGTTTTTATGCCTGTCTGGAGGAACTGAGAGGTTCCTTGGATGCAG TTTATGACATCACAATTGGCTACAAGCATAATTGCCCTTCTTTTTTGGACAATGCTTTTGGGGTTGATCCAGCTGAAGTTCATATGCACGTCCGCTGTATTGCTATTGCGGATATACCAGAATCTGAATATCAGGCTGCTTCATGGTTGATGGATACATTCAGTGACAAGGATAAATTGTTGTCCGATTTCCATTCAGAAGGTCATTTCCCTCGCGAAGGAATAGAAAATGAGCTGTCTACGGCCAAGTGTCTAGCAAACTTCATCTTTGTGATAACATTGAGTGTACTTTGTACATATCTAACGCTTTTCTCGTCCATTTGGTTCAAGATATATGTTTCCTCTGTATGTGCATTCTTGGCAACAGCTACATTCTTCAATATTCGGCCTTCGCCCATTGTATCTTTATGA
- the LOC132599149 gene encoding UPF0496 protein At4g34320-like: MGGHMSKKPGETSDAIDNLQYKIKLNSYEAACRADTDLQSFDTALQARTSHVVNTLADGVEVRALSFDSLKEVIRCLLEINQEVVKVILDCKEDIWKNQELFKLVEEYFDNSLKTLDFLAALEKCLKRACDSQLLIHVALQQFEEESGVEGNRYTKTLEELKNFRAAEDPFTEEFFQIFLSVYTQQMVMLEKLQLKKNKLDKRLKYIHSWRKVSNVIFVATFATVLICSVVAAVIAAPPVAAALAAASSIPLGSMGKWIDSLLKNYEDALKGQKELVSTMQVGTFITIKDLDSIRVLIDRLEIEIESLLKKVEFAIDENAVKIAIEEIRTKLDVFMKNVEDLGVQADVCSRDIRRARTVILQRIIKLPNH, encoded by the coding sequence ATGGGAGGACACATGAGCAAAAAGCCTGGTGAAACTTCAGATGCAATCGACAATTTGCAGTACAAAATCAAGCTGAATTCATATGAAGCCGCGTGCAGAGCTGACACGGACTTACAATCCTTTGATACAGCTCTACAAGCTCGAACCAGTCATGTTGTCAATACCCTTGCTGATGGGGTTGAAGTTCGAGCACTGTCTTTTGATTCGTTGAAGGAAGTCATCAGATGCCTTTTGGAAATTAATCAGGAAGTTGTGAAGGTGATATTGGATTGCAAGGAAGACATATGGAAGAATCAAGAATTGTTCAAGCTAGTCGAGGAGTATTTTGATAATAGCCTCAAAACTCTGGATTTCTTGGCTGCTTTAGAGAAATGTCTAAAACGTGCTTGCGATAGCCAATTGCTTATTCATGTAGCGCTTCAACAATTTGAAGAGGAAAGTGGGGTTGAAGGGAATAGATACACTAAGACTTTAGAGGAACTGAAGAATTTCAGAGCTGCAGAGGATCCTTTCACAGAGGAATTTTTCCAGATTTTCCTGTCTGTTTATACACAACAAATGGTTATGCTTGAAAAACTGCAGCTAAAAAAGAACAAGCTTGATAAGAGGCTTAAGTACATACATTCTTGGAGAAAAGTGTCAAATGTTATATTTGTGGCTACATTTGCAACTGTTTTGATTTGCTCAGTCGTGGCTGCTGTAATAGCTGCACCTCCTGTCGCGGCTGCTCTGGCTGCTGCATCATCGATTCCGTTGGGATCAATGGGAAAATGGATAGATTCCCTTCTCAAGAACTATGAAGATGCTCTCAAAGGGCAGAAAGAATTGGTCAGCACAATGCAAGTTGGTACTTTTATCACAATTAAGGATTTGGACAGTATTAGGGTGCTGATAGATCGATTGGAAATCGAGATCGAATCACTCTTGAAGAAAGTTGAGTTTGCTATTGATGAAAATGCTGTTAAGATTGCTATAGAAGAGATCAGGACAAAGTTGGATGTTTTTATGAAGAATGTTGAAGATCTTGGAGTGCAAGCTGATGTGTGTAGTAGGGATATTCGTAGGGCTAGAACTGTAATCTTACAAAGGATTATCAAACTACCAAACCATTGA